The following proteins are encoded in a genomic region of Enterocloster clostridioformis:
- a CDS encoding potassium channel family protein gives MKSILVIGIGRFGQHLCENLAKHDNQIMAVDISEEKLEPVLPYVVSAKIGDCTNEAVLKSLGIGNFDICFICIGNNFQNSLEVTSLIKEIGAKYVVSKANRDIHARLLLKNGADEVVYPDRDVAEKVAVRYSANNVFDYTELADGISIYEIKPLPQWVGKSIKDSDIRRLYGISVIAVKSPDGHMRFMPGADHVIAGDTHLMVIGKQEDAEKIVKHLTKNV, from the coding sequence ATGAAATCAATACTTGTTATCGGAATCGGAAGGTTTGGCCAGCACCTGTGTGAGAATCTGGCCAAGCATGATAATCAAATCATGGCAGTGGACATATCGGAGGAAAAGCTGGAGCCTGTCCTGCCCTATGTGGTCAGCGCCAAGATTGGAGACTGTACCAATGAGGCAGTGCTTAAGAGCCTGGGAATCGGCAATTTCGATATCTGCTTCATATGTATTGGGAATAATTTCCAGAACAGTCTGGAGGTTACCAGTCTGATTAAGGAGATAGGGGCAAAGTACGTTGTCAGCAAGGCTAACCGAGATATTCACGCCAGACTGCTGCTAAAGAACGGAGCGGACGAGGTGGTCTATCCGGACCGGGATGTGGCCGAGAAGGTGGCGGTGCGTTACAGCGCCAACAATGTGTTTGATTATACGGAACTGGCAGACGGTATTTCCATCTACGAAATCAAACCCCTTCCCCAGTGGGTGGGAAAGAGCATAAAGGATTCCGATATCCGTCGGCTGTACGGCATATCGGTCATTGCGGTGAAGAGTCCGGACGGACACATGAGGTTCATGCCCGGCGCCGACCATGTCATAGCAGGTGATACCCACCTGATGGTGATTGGAAAACAGGAGGATGCGGAGAAAATCGTGAAGCATCTCACCAAGAATGTATAA
- a CDS encoding HAD family hydrolase, translating into MYKCCIFDLDGTLVNSIYAIQKSVNDTLSYWNMREISVEESRLYVGDGYKKLLERSLIACGDKELAHYDEAVDRYQDIFRKCCMYRVEAYEGIRELLEFLKSQGILIAVLSNKPHPRTLDNVEGVFGKGYFNLVYGEREDKGIRKKPCPDGVWAIAEELGLSKSEILYLGDTNTDMETGDNAKVDTVGVTWGFRTREELMAFHPALIADHPSRVVQYIKDVNGIE; encoded by the coding sequence ATGTATAAATGCTGTATATTCGACCTGGACGGGACCCTTGTAAATTCTATCTATGCCATCCAGAAGTCTGTGAATGATACCCTGAGTTATTGGAACATGCGTGAAATCAGTGTGGAGGAGAGCCGGCTCTATGTGGGAGACGGTTATAAGAAGCTGCTGGAGCGGTCCCTTATTGCCTGCGGGGATAAGGAGCTGGCCCATTATGATGAAGCGGTGGATCGGTATCAGGATATATTCCGGAAATGCTGCATGTACCGTGTGGAGGCATACGAGGGTATCAGGGAGCTTTTGGAGTTCTTAAAGTCACAGGGCATTTTGATTGCCGTGCTGTCCAACAAGCCACATCCCAGGACCCTGGACAATGTGGAGGGCGTGTTTGGAAAAGGCTATTTTAATCTGGTCTACGGCGAGAGGGAGGATAAGGGAATCAGGAAAAAGCCCTGCCCTGACGGCGTATGGGCCATAGCGGAGGAACTGGGACTTTCAAAGAGTGAAATCCTCTATCTGGGGGACACCAACACGGACATGGAGACCGGGGACAATGCAAAGGTGGATACAGTGGGCGTGACCTGGGGATTTCGGACCAGGGAAGAACTTATGGCCTTTCATCCGGCGCTTATTGCGGACCATCCGTCCCGGGTTGTTCAGTATATAAAGGATGTGAATGGAATTGAGTGA
- a CDS encoding DUF368 domain-containing protein — translation MNRDNMNIILKGMWIGGTMTVPGVSGGSMAMIMGVYDRLISSISSFFKEPAESMAFLLKFVLGAGIGMVLFSRFISYLFTTRADVPLRFFFLGAVAGGVPMIYREAGVKKLDLGAVAYPVIGILGVVLLALIPPGIFTPDGSFGPGALVLQLAGGFIIAVGLVLPGISVSQMLYMLGIYETIIGNISSLNILPLIPLGAGVLGGIFLTTKVLERLMSRHPQPTYLIILGFMFGSLPELFPGIPAGVDLAASLAAGAAGFGALYVMSMKEQKA, via the coding sequence ATGAATCGTGACAATATGAATATCATATTAAAAGGAATGTGGATTGGGGGAACCATGACGGTTCCCGGAGTAAGCGGAGGTTCCATGGCCATGATTATGGGGGTCTATGACAGGCTTATTTCATCCATCAGCTCTTTTTTTAAGGAACCTGCAGAAAGCATGGCCTTCCTGCTCAAATTCGTCCTGGGAGCAGGAATCGGAATGGTGCTGTTCTCGCGCTTCATCAGCTATCTGTTCACCACCAGGGCCGATGTGCCTCTCCGGTTTTTCTTCCTGGGAGCAGTGGCCGGAGGTGTTCCCATGATATACAGGGAAGCAGGCGTGAAAAAGCTGGACCTGGGGGCGGTTGCCTACCCTGTCATAGGCATCCTGGGGGTGGTGCTCCTGGCCCTGATTCCCCCGGGGATTTTTACACCGGACGGAAGTTTCGGGCCCGGCGCCCTGGTCCTTCAGCTGGCAGGGGGATTCATCATAGCGGTGGGGCTGGTCCTGCCCGGAATCAGCGTGTCACAGATGCTCTACATGCTGGGAATCTATGAGACCATCATAGGAAATATCAGCTCCCTGAACATCCTTCCCCTGATACCGCTGGGAGCCGGCGTGCTGGGCGGCATTTTCCTGACCACAAAGGTGCTGGAGCGGCTGATGTCCCGTCATCCCCAGCCCACCTATCTGATAATCCTGGGATTCATGTTCGGTTCCCTGCCTGAACTTTTTCCCGGCATTCCCGCGGGCGTGGACCTGGCGGCAAGTCTTGCGGCCGGAGCTGCCGGTTTCGGAGCCTTGTATGTGATGTCCATGAAAGAACAGAAGGCTTAA
- a CDS encoding CobW family GTP-binding protein: MTKIDIISGFLGAGKTTFIKKLLEEAISGEQVVLIENEFGEIGIDGGFLKDSGIEIREMNSGCICCSLVGDFGTSLAEVLTQYKPERIIIEPSGVGKLSDVMKAVIDVSADMDVELNSAVTIVDAAKCKMYMKNFGEFFNNQIENAGTIVLSRTDITDASKIQKDVEMIREKNANAVIITTPLGQLGGSQLLEIIEKKDTMLDDLLAEVRESRHVHDHGEESFAHHHHDHDGECCGHHDHDHGEECHDHHHDGCGCGHDHHDHHHHHADEVFTSWGMETIVPVTYEQLEDILKRLSSTRELGDVLRAKGMLPTENPGEWLYFDLVPEQYEIRQGKPDYTGKVCVIGASLKEEELNSVFGRG, from the coding sequence ATGACAAAGATTGATATTATCTCCGGATTCCTGGGAGCTGGCAAGACCACGTTCATTAAGAAGCTCCTGGAGGAGGCCATTTCCGGAGAACAGGTTGTCCTGATTGAGAATGAGTTTGGCGAGATTGGAATTGACGGCGGTTTTCTGAAGGATTCAGGCATTGAAATCCGGGAGATGAATTCAGGCTGCATATGCTGCTCCCTGGTAGGCGACTTCGGCACATCCCTGGCTGAGGTGCTGACACAATACAAACCGGAGCGTATCATCATTGAGCCATCCGGCGTGGGCAAGCTGTCAGATGTGATGAAGGCAGTCATTGACGTATCGGCTGACATGGATGTGGAGCTAAACAGCGCTGTGACCATTGTGGATGCGGCAAAATGCAAGATGTACATGAAGAATTTCGGAGAGTTCTTCAATAACCAGATAGAGAATGCGGGAACCATCGTACTGAGCCGTACGGACATTACCGATGCTTCTAAGATACAGAAGGATGTGGAAATGATTCGGGAGAAGAACGCCAATGCTGTCATCATCACCACTCCTTTGGGCCAGCTTGGCGGAAGCCAGCTTCTGGAAATTATTGAGAAGAAGGATACCATGCTGGATGATTTGCTGGCAGAGGTGCGGGAGAGCCGCCATGTCCATGACCACGGTGAGGAGAGCTTTGCTCATCACCATCATGACCACGACGGGGAATGCTGCGGGCACCACGACCATGACCATGGTGAGGAATGCCACGACCATCACCACGATGGCTGCGGCTGCGGTCATGACCACCACGACCATCACCATCATCATGCGGACGAGGTGTTTACCAGCTGGGGAATGGAAACCATTGTACCGGTGACCTATGAACAGCTGGAGGATATCCTGAAGCGCCTTTCCTCCACCAGGGAGTTGGGAGATGTGTTAAGGGCCAAGGGCATGCTCCCCACAGAGAATCCCGGCGAGTGGCTGTATTTTGATCTGGTGCCGGAACAGTATGAAATCCGCCAGGGCAAGCCGGATTATACAGGCAAGGTATGCGTGATTGGCGCCAGCCTGAAAGAGGAAGAGCTGAACAGCGTATTCGGCAGAGGCTGA
- a CDS encoding MerR family transcriptional regulator has translation MKELSIGQMARLNGLSEQALRLYDKAGLFSPMYRDAENGYRYYDIRQSAQLDMIQHMKALGMSLKDIREQLTHFELDMFKTILHRNLEELELRSRELMYQRRAIERTLESYEWYENAPPDGTIVLEYIPGRLTYMTDSGVNFYDYDIDVYEKILRDLKENLIANQLSPIYFYNAGTVMRREYLMERKYYSTEIFVLVDRGFVKDSLITEIPASTYLCIYCNGFEKEKEYMGRLVEEIRTRDYQVTGDYICEVVAEVPMDMQERGMFLRLQVPVSFRKNNP, from the coding sequence GTGAAAGAACTGTCAATAGGACAGATGGCCCGGCTGAACGGGCTGTCAGAGCAGGCATTGAGGCTATATGACAAGGCAGGGCTGTTTTCACCCATGTACCGGGATGCGGAAAATGGATACCGTTACTACGATATCCGCCAGAGCGCCCAGCTGGATATGATTCAGCACATGAAGGCTCTGGGCATGTCGCTGAAGGATATCAGGGAGCAGCTGACTCATTTTGAACTTGACATGTTCAAGACAATCCTGCACCGGAACCTGGAGGAGCTGGAGTTAAGATCCAGGGAGCTGATGTACCAGAGAAGGGCCATAGAGCGGACACTTGAAAGCTATGAATGGTATGAAAACGCGCCGCCGGACGGAACCATTGTACTGGAATACATACCCGGGAGACTGACGTATATGACGGATTCTGGGGTGAATTTCTATGATTATGACATTGATGTGTATGAAAAGATACTGAGGGATTTGAAGGAGAACCTGATTGCAAACCAGCTCTCCCCCATCTATTTTTACAACGCAGGCACCGTGATGCGCAGGGAATATCTGATGGAGAGGAAGTATTATTCCACGGAAATATTTGTGCTGGTGGACCGGGGCTTTGTAAAAGACAGCCTGATTACGGAGATACCGGCCAGTACATACCTGTGCATTTACTGCAATGGCTTTGAAAAGGAAAAGGAGTATATGGGCCGTCTGGTGGAGGAAATCAGGACAAGGGATTACCAGGTGACAGGCGACTACATCTGCGAGGTGGTGGCGGAGGTGCCCATGGATATGCAGGAGAGAGGTATGTTTCTGCGCCTTCAGGTGCCGGTATCTTTCAGGAAAAATAACCCTTGA
- a CDS encoding metal ABC transporter permease — translation MNLIREMLSYPFLVRALAGGMMVSLCASLLGVSLVLRRYSMIGDGLSHVSFGALSIALAMGWSPLRISIPVVVLAAFFLLRITENSRIKSDAAIALISASALALGIIVTSLTTGMTTDVSSYMFGSILAMSREDVWLSVVLSLVVLGLFVICYNRIFAVTFDENFAKATGVNVGRYNIIIAVLTAVTIVLGMRMMGAMLISSLVIFPCLSSMRVFKSFGGVMVSSGILSLACFFAGMVASYQFSIPAGASVVVVNLCAFLLFMAWQSLGRLRG, via the coding sequence ATGAATCTGATACGTGAAATGCTTTCCTATCCGTTTCTGGTGAGGGCTCTTGCGGGCGGCATGATGGTATCCCTGTGCGCCTCTCTGCTGGGGGTGAGCCTGGTGCTCAGGCGGTACAGTATGATTGGGGACGGATTGTCCCATGTATCCTTTGGAGCCCTGTCCATTGCCCTGGCCATGGGCTGGTCCCCTCTCAGGATATCCATTCCCGTGGTGGTGCTGGCCGCCTTTTTCCTGCTCCGGATTACGGAGAACAGCCGGATTAAAAGCGATGCAGCCATTGCCCTTATATCAGCCAGCGCCCTGGCGTTAGGAATCATTGTCACCTCACTGACAACGGGCATGACCACGGACGTCAGCAGCTATATGTTCGGGAGCATCCTGGCCATGAGCAGGGAGGATGTATGGCTCAGCGTGGTGCTGTCCCTGGTAGTGCTGGGGTTGTTTGTGATATGCTACAACCGCATATTTGCGGTGACCTTTGACGAGAATTTTGCCAAGGCAACAGGGGTCAATGTGGGCCGCTACAATATCATCATAGCCGTTCTCACGGCAGTGACCATTGTACTGGGAATGAGGATGATGGGGGCCATGCTCATCTCCAGCCTCGTGATATTTCCCTGCCTTTCCTCCATGCGGGTATTCAAAAGCTTCGGAGGCGTCATGGTGTCCTCAGGTATCCTGTCCCTGGCCTGCTTTTTCGCGGGCATGGTGGCATCCTACCAGTTTTCCATACCGGCCGGGGCCAGCGTGGTGGTGGTGAACCTGTGCGCCTTCCTGCTGTTTATGGCGTGGCAGTCACTGGGCCGCCTGAGAGGCTGA
- a CDS encoding metal ABC transporter ATP-binding protein has product MSPLIQCQHVDFGYDNQDAVIDVNMEVDPGDYLCIVGENGSGKSTLMKGLLGLIKPAGGKLVTAEELKRTGIGYLPQQTAAQKDFPATVSEVVLSGCLNRRGMLPFYSKKEKEIADRNMEKLGITPLRKQCYRELSGGQQQRVLIARALCATRSLLILDEPITGLDPTAIQEFYAMIRRLNREDKVAILMVSHDLRNAVEEANKILHLQKRVLFYGPAHDYMNSQAAGHFFHEKEQGRCKPTAGCHAVKLHMHKEEKS; this is encoded by the coding sequence ATGTCACCATTAATTCAATGCCAGCATGTGGATTTCGGATATGATAACCAGGATGCTGTAATCGATGTAAATATGGAAGTGGACCCGGGGGATTATCTGTGTATCGTGGGTGAGAACGGCTCCGGCAAGAGTACTCTGATGAAGGGGCTTTTGGGCTTAATCAAGCCTGCCGGCGGGAAGCTTGTAACGGCGGAGGAGCTAAAGAGGACCGGTATCGGTTATCTGCCCCAGCAGACTGCCGCTCAGAAGGATTTTCCTGCCACTGTCTCAGAAGTGGTATTAAGCGGCTGCTTAAACCGCAGGGGAATGCTTCCGTTTTATTCTAAGAAAGAAAAAGAGATTGCGGACAGGAACATGGAGAAGCTGGGTATTACGCCCCTCAGAAAGCAGTGCTACCGGGAGCTGTCCGGCGGGCAGCAGCAGCGGGTGCTCATAGCCAGGGCCCTGTGCGCCACCAGATCCCTGCTGATATTGGACGAGCCCATCACGGGGTTAGATCCCACGGCTATTCAGGAGTTTTACGCCATGATCCGGAGGCTGAACCGGGAGGATAAGGTGGCCATCCTTATGGTGTCCCATGACCTGAGAAACGCGGTGGAGGAGGCAAATAAAATACTTCACCTGCAAAAAAGGGTCCTGTTTTACGGACCGGCCCATGACTATATGAACAGCCAGGCAGCCGGTCATTTTTTCCATGAGAAGGAGCAGGGCAGATGCAAGCCAACAGCCGGATGCCACGCGGTGAAGCTGCATATGCACAAGGAGGAAAAATCATGA
- a CDS encoding TrkH family potassium uptake protein produces MNEKLFGKKPKHYRLKKHISQTQFIAYGFFLIIMTGSLLLMLPIASRDGQSEPFLNCLFTAASASCVTGLVVADTWTQWSLFGQMVLLVLIQLGGLGFISIGIFLSIVLRRKIGLKERGLMQESVNTLQIGGMVKLAKKIIIGTAIFEGAGAVILSCRFIPEYGLVRGTWYGIFHSVSAFCNAGFDLMGHTSQYISLCNYEGDWVVIGTISFLIITGGIGFIVWDDLSRKKLDFRHYMLHTKIVLVTTAVLLITSTILFYLMERGNILVGLNGSETFLACFFSAVTPRTAGFNNVDTAALTDGSKFLSAILMFIGGSPGSTAGGIKTSTLAVLLLYVHSNIRQTYGVEIFGRRLEDESIRQSACILTINLGLMLAATIAIMVSQNLPMSDVFFETCSAIGTSGMSTGVTRSLNSFSRIVIILLMYCGRIGSLSFALAFTRSNRKPHVQLPAERITIG; encoded by the coding sequence ATGAATGAGAAGTTGTTTGGAAAAAAACCAAAACATTACCGTTTAAAAAAACATATATCACAGACCCAGTTCATTGCCTATGGATTTTTCCTGATCATCATGACAGGCAGCCTGCTTCTGATGCTTCCCATTGCCAGCAGGGATGGTCAGAGCGAGCCTTTCCTCAACTGTCTGTTTACGGCCGCCAGCGCTTCCTGCGTGACGGGACTGGTGGTGGCGGATACCTGGACCCAGTGGAGCCTGTTCGGCCAGATGGTGCTGCTGGTGCTGATTCAGCTGGGCGGTCTGGGATTTATCAGCATCGGCATTTTCCTTTCCATTGTGCTGAGAAGGAAAATCGGGCTTAAGGAGCGGGGGCTTATGCAGGAAAGCGTCAACACCCTGCAGATTGGCGGCATGGTGAAGCTGGCTAAGAAAATCATTATCGGCACAGCTATATTTGAGGGGGCAGGCGCTGTCATACTGTCCTGCCGGTTTATTCCGGAGTACGGTCTGGTCCGTGGTACCTGGTATGGAATATTTCATTCTGTTTCAGCCTTCTGCAACGCGGGCTTTGACCTGATGGGACACACCAGCCAATATATTTCCCTCTGCAATTATGAGGGGGACTGGGTGGTCATAGGAACCATATCCTTCCTGATTATCACGGGCGGCATCGGATTCATTGTCTGGGATGATTTGTCCAGGAAGAAACTGGATTTCCGCCACTACATGCTTCACACCAAAATCGTGCTGGTTACAACGGCGGTACTTCTGATCACAAGCACCATACTCTTTTACCTGATGGAGCGTGGCAATATCCTAGTGGGACTGAATGGTTCCGAGACATTCCTGGCCTGTTTCTTCAGCGCGGTCACTCCCAGGACAGCGGGATTCAACAATGTAGACACGGCGGCCCTGACAGACGGGAGCAAGTTCCTGTCAGCCATTCTCATGTTTATCGGAGGAAGTCCGGGGTCCACGGCCGGCGGTATCAAGACAAGTACCCTGGCAGTGCTTCTGCTTTACGTCCATTCCAATATCCGCCAGACATACGGGGTGGAGATATTCGGAAGAAGGCTGGAGGACGAGTCCATCAGGCAGTCAGCCTGTATCCTGACCATCAACCTGGGGCTGATGCTGGCAGCCACCATAGCCATTATGGTATCCCAGAACCTGCCCATGTCGGATGTGTTCTTTGAGACGTGTTCGGCCATTGGAACCTCAGGAATGAGCACGGGAGTTACCAGGAGCCTGAACTCATTTTCGCGGATTGTTATTATACTGCTTATGTACTGCGGACGAATCGGAAGCTTGTCCTTTGCCCTGGCATTTACCAGGTCCAACCGCAAGCCCCATGTGCAGCTGCCGGCAGAGCGGATTACCATAGGATAG
- a CDS encoding metal ABC transporter substrate-binding protein, which produces MELSDRMPVGYRGITWLMALLGAVVMVISIWGCAAGQRPPESENTTVLSQEGKDERLLVVTTIFPYYDFVRQIAGDRVKLKLVVPAGMDSHSFEPTPADMIAMQEADVLICNGGEMEQWVKKVLGSLDTSHMKVLTMMDYVDVVEEEHVEGMEENEHHHEDVYEEDGHEKDDHEEEDGHEMHIEYDEHIWTSPVNAQAIVKIISRTLAEAAPGEQSRFEANTQAYLQELEDLDSQFRQVADQGRLHMIVVADKFPFRYFADEYGLSYRAAFSGCSGDTEPSASTIAYLIDKVKEDRIPAVYYLELSSHRTAEIIQEETGAAPLLLHSCHNVTRKQFDEGVTYLQLMRQNVENLRYGLE; this is translated from the coding sequence ATGGAATTGAGTGACAGAATGCCCGTGGGATACAGGGGGATTACGTGGCTCATGGCACTGCTTGGCGCCGTGGTCATGGTTATAAGTATATGGGGATGCGCTGCCGGACAGAGACCGCCTGAATCAGAAAACACAACTGTCCTCAGCCAGGAGGGCAAGGATGAACGCCTACTCGTGGTGACTACCATCTTTCCCTACTATGATTTTGTGCGTCAGATTGCGGGGGACAGGGTGAAGCTTAAGCTGGTGGTGCCCGCGGGTATGGACAGCCATTCCTTTGAACCTACGCCCGCAGATATGATCGCCATGCAGGAGGCCGATGTGCTGATTTGCAACGGCGGCGAGATGGAGCAGTGGGTGAAGAAGGTGCTTGGCTCCCTGGACACCAGCCACATGAAGGTTTTGACCATGATGGATTATGTGGATGTGGTGGAGGAAGAGCATGTGGAAGGCATGGAGGAGAACGAACACCACCATGAGGACGTCTATGAGGAGGATGGTCATGAGAAGGATGACCATGAGGAGGAAGACGGCCATGAGATGCACATTGAATACGATGAGCATATATGGACCTCGCCGGTCAACGCTCAGGCCATCGTAAAAATCATAAGCCGGACCCTGGCGGAGGCGGCCCCTGGGGAGCAAAGCCGCTTTGAGGCCAATACCCAGGCGTATTTGCAGGAGCTTGAGGACTTGGACAGCCAGTTCAGACAGGTGGCAGACCAGGGACGCCTCCACATGATTGTGGTGGCGGACAAGTTTCCTTTCCGTTATTTCGCGGATGAGTACGGCCTTTCCTACCGCGCTGCCTTTTCCGGGTGCAGCGGGGACACGGAGCCCAGCGCCAGTACCATTGCCTATCTGATAGACAAGGTAAAAGAGGACCGGATTCCGGCCGTCTATTACCTGGAACTTTCCAGCCACAGGACAGCGGAAATCATTCAGGAGGAAACAGGGGCAGCGCCCCTTCTTCTCCATTCCTGCCACAACGTGACCAGGAAGCAGTTCGACGAGGGCGTCACCTATCTCCAGCTCATGAGACAGAATGTGGAGAACCTGCGGTATGGGCTGGAATAA
- a CDS encoding GTP-binding protein, with the protein MAYEIEDDIMPLFLINGFLEAGKTQFLDFTMQQDYFKTEGKTLLIVCEEGDTEYDEKKLKKNKTAAVFVDDMKKLTPQYLNELEVIYQPERVLMEWNGMWNQDDLKLPDDWTIYQQITIIDGSTFELYVQNMKPLLGAMLRGSELVIVNRCDGIPDDKLTAYRRTIRAMSRESEIVLEDKEGEIEQAALEEDLPYDLGADVIEIKPEDYGIWYIDCMDQAERYKDKVVEFTAMVLKSPKFPKGQFVPGRMAMTCCEADMTFLGFMCKWPGAEDYKTKQWVKVRAKIGIEYQKDYHGEGPVLYAEHVERAEEIKDVVQF; encoded by the coding sequence ATGGCTTATGAGATAGAAGACGATATCATGCCCTTGTTTTTGATCAATGGTTTCCTGGAGGCCGGTAAGACCCAGTTTCTGGATTTTACCATGCAGCAGGACTATTTTAAAACAGAGGGAAAGACCCTCCTCATTGTGTGTGAGGAAGGTGATACGGAATATGACGAGAAAAAGTTAAAGAAGAATAAAACGGCAGCGGTGTTTGTGGATGACATGAAAAAGCTGACTCCCCAGTATCTCAATGAACTGGAGGTTATCTATCAGCCGGAACGTGTGCTGATGGAGTGGAACGGCATGTGGAACCAGGATGATTTAAAGCTGCCGGATGACTGGACCATTTATCAGCAGATTACCATTATTGACGGTTCTACCTTTGAGCTCTACGTGCAGAATATGAAGCCGCTTCTGGGGGCCATGCTGCGGGGCTCGGAGCTGGTCATCGTGAACCGGTGCGACGGAATTCCGGACGACAAGCTGACCGCGTACCGCAGGACCATACGTGCCATGAGCCGGGAAAGCGAGATTGTCCTGGAGGACAAGGAGGGGGAAATTGAACAGGCTGCTCTGGAAGAGGACCTCCCCTATGACCTTGGCGCGGATGTAATTGAAATTAAGCCCGAGGATTACGGTATTTGGTATATTGACTGTATGGACCAGGCAGAGCGCTATAAGGACAAGGTGGTGGAATTCACTGCCATGGTTCTTAAGTCTCCCAAATTCCCCAAGGGCCAGTTTGTGCCTGGCCGCATGGCCATGACATGCTGCGAGGCGGACATGACGTTTCTGGGCTTCATGTGCAAATGGCCCGGAGCGGAGGATTACAAGACAAAGCAGTGGGTAAAGGTCCGGGCAAAGATAGGCATTGAATACCAGAAGGATTATCACGGTGAAGGGCCTGTCCTTTATGCCGAACATGTGGAACGGGCAGAAGAGATAAAGGACGTTGTGCAGTTTTAG
- a CDS encoding DegV family protein produces the protein MTNSYMITCCSTADLPASYLTERGIPYSCFHFRMNGMEYDDDLGKSISIENFYENIRQGAMPTTSQVNPEQYEAMFEPILKEGRDIIHMTLSSGISGTYNSAVIARDEMLERYPDRRIAVIDSCCASAGYGLLVDTAWEKMQAGAEYEELVFWIEENKKRVHHWFFTSDLTHLRRGGRISASAAFFGNMLNICPLMNVNVEGKLIPRDKYRGKKRVIREMVERMKEHAQQGTAYNGKCFLSQSSCPEDAGAVAGLVEETFPQLNGKVFIVDIGTVIGSHTGPGTVCLVFWGDERTV, from the coding sequence ATGACGAATTCCTATATGATTACCTGCTGTTCCACAGCCGATCTGCCGGCGTCTTATCTGACGGAGAGAGGCATCCCCTACTCCTGCTTTCATTTCCGTATGAACGGCATGGAATATGACGACGACCTGGGAAAGTCCATTTCCATTGAGAATTTTTACGAGAACATCAGACAGGGCGCCATGCCCACCACGTCCCAGGTGAACCCGGAACAATACGAAGCCATGTTTGAGCCCATATTAAAAGAAGGAAGGGATATCATCCATATGACTCTCTCCTCCGGCATATCGGGCACCTATAATTCGGCGGTCATTGCCAGGGATGAGATGCTGGAGCGTTATCCGGACCGGCGGATTGCCGTCATTGACTCCTGCTGCGCATCCGCGGGCTACGGACTTCTGGTGGACACGGCCTGGGAGAAGATGCAGGCAGGTGCGGAATACGAAGAACTTGTGTTCTGGATTGAGGAGAATAAAAAAAGAGTCCATCATTGGTTCTTCACCTCTGATTTGACCCATTTAAGACGGGGCGGACGCATCTCTGCCTCAGCTGCCTTCTTTGGCAATATGCTCAACATATGTCCCCTGATGAATGTGAATGTGGAGGGCAAACTGATTCCCCGTGACAAGTACCGGGGCAAGAAGCGCGTGATCCGCGAAATGGTGGAGCGGATGAAGGAACACGCACAACAGGGCACTGCCTATAACGGCAAATGCTTCCTGTCCCAATCTTCCTGTCCCGAGGATGCCGGTGCAGTGGCCGGCCTGGTGGAGGAAACCTTCCCCCAATTAAACGGAAAGGTTTTCATCGTGGATATCGGCACTGTCATTGGTTCCCATACCGGTCCCGGCACCGTCTGCCTGGTTTTCTGGGGAGATGAAAGGACCGTGTAG